AATCCTTGATACAACATTTCTACCACAAAAAAgcaattttcaattttatgCAGAGATATTTGATCtttattgtgttgttgttgttttaatagtgTGAGAAATGGTGCCATTTGTACCATCTGGTGGtgatttcatatattattatcacctttatttttgtaattttacttacatttctattaaatttaagaaaaaaatactctaTGAATAATAGTGTATTTATCTGTATAAAAAtgatacttaaaataacagctaaattgtaacagttttaataattttacagtgttctgaataaaatttaaaatgactgaggAAAGGactgtttattttgaaaatatattaatatatttaaaatatgtatttttgaaaatatattaatacattaaaaataatatatatacaaaaattggccaataaatatatttactaatatatatatatatatatatatatatatgtatatcaaCCAttgtatactaaaatatatttctaaatatatttctaaaaatttTTGGACTGAAATATACAGaggtctatatatatatatatatatatatatattgacctCTGTATATTTCAGTCCAAaaatttttagaaatatatttagaaatatattttagtatacaaTGGTTGatgctaaatatatttactatttcaaaaatatatttcatttagctTCACTTTCTcaacatatatttagcatatattttaaatatattttggccacaaaaaaacatatattttttgccATATGGGTCCAGAGTGAAAACACACATGTGTAGTGAATAGTTATTGATCTATTGAATTGTTTCAAAGCTGAATCTCTGACAAATGTCAAATGGccaattttaaatcaaatctatattggtttatattattttttttttccccaccaaaaaataaattgctCTTATACTGTTTGCTCTTATAATGTCAATGAGAGAGCTTTCAgtgataatacatttttataactgCTCTATTTTACCGATTTACAAGTTCATGTACAGCACAACTGTCCTCTTCATCAAAGGGTCCTGAGAATTACTGTTCAAACGATCCTTAGAAAGAGAGCTAGAGCCTGAAAGGAATGAAGGAGAATGAAAGGGAAAGGGGGAACAGAAGGAGGTTGAAGTTGGAGTTGGATGCTGCATTGAAGTCAACAAATCCAGGCTGGTCACTGCCTGTGTTAGACTGGATCCAGTCCTGGTACTGAGAAACTCGGATGAACAAACTGGGATAATTGAGCTCAGCATTGCACTGGTTTTCAGACGTCAACGTAATGCCAGACTGAATCCACAGGGAGCCTTTCCTACTGACCATTGGACCTCCAGAGTCTCCCTGTATTGACAAACATTTCTCTGTAAGTATCCTAATGCGAAAGTGTTTCTTGTTGATAAAGCTGACCTGCTTATATACATATGTCACAACAATTTTAATCTATGTCTCacatttacagtttaaataaagcatatatCTCATAGATTTCATCAGAGCATCTtgatttatcattatttaaagaGATTGTGACATGAAAAACCTAATTTgccttcatttttttaaaatatgacattttttaaacatttacacacTATCATCATTATAAAAAAGCCATTTAAGAAATAGTAAAGATTCAAAAATGGCACATTTGAATATGAGGTGGCATGTAAACCCACATGTTTACGTGTGACTGccttgtgtttttgtaagagaaatatccatatttaaaatttcataatttttaagagtttaaGACAGAGCTTAATTAAGCAACAAAGATGGCAGTGTAAAgtttgcagatgagcaaacactggTGTTTTGCAAACCGCTTTGGACTAAAAAGGTTCAAATAATTGATGGTGTCTTACCGGACATACACTCTTCCCATCCTGTCCAGAACAAATCATATTGTTTGTGATGGTTATGCCAACCACTCCGGTATAAGCGTGATCACAGTCACTGTTGCTCACAACTGGTAACATCACCTCCTGTAGCATATCAGACACTGGGCCTGTGACACAGGTTTTTGGCTTTAATAACCATTGCTAGGTAAGTTGTTGAGGTTTACTGTATTGTTTGAATTTGGTGAATTATCAAGCGCTCACCTTCAGGTTCTAGGTAGCCCCATCCAGTGACCCAGCTCTCTGTACCTGCATCAAACACACTACCAGCCGCTGCCAGACAGACTGGTCTAATGTAATCAGAGAAAGGCACAGAGGAGGAGAGCTGGACCAGCGCTATGTCTTTATCAAAAGGAGGATGACCATAGTCAGGATGGACAATGACTCGACTCACGGTTCTGGATATCTCATAAGGGTTTGAACCGTATTGGCTCACACGACCAAAATACATCACAATGTCAGAGTCACTAGGACTGTGAATAGAAAAAACCTGCTTTAGTTCTCACTATTATCAATCTTAAACTTGACTTAAGCTTTAAACTTCATACCTATCAAAGCAGTGAGCTCCAGCTAAAACCCAGTCTTTAGCGATGAGCGTCCCGCCACAGTAATGGTGGCCTAACTGGATGTCATGAATGCTGACTTGCCATGGCCAAACCCCTGCTGTAGCGTTCTCACCTCCAGAAATCCTATCATTGAGGGGGGCTCGACCACATACTGAACAGTGAAAGCAAGATAGGAGATTTCCTTGTTAAACTGCCTCACAGGCACAGAATTTTCACAATCTTGCAGGATTAGAGTCATTATTACAACTTACCATCTAACTGGCAGAGGCAACCTGtgtagacaaagacaaaaacaaaatcagctGTCAGTAAGCTGACAATCATGCAGACCGAGCTGATAAGCTGATAAGCTGGTTTGTGCAGCCCACAATTGCTCACTCAGGTGGCACATTTTGATATGATACAAAATCTTTCACCTGAAAAATGATGTTCACGAAGTTTAGACAAACTTTCagtatataatatgtgtgtgacAGGTTTAGCACTTGGAATGGTTGCTCGTAATGTTTGTATACATCTACCATGGGAAGACATGGCCACTGGCATTGAGCTGCATCGTGTCGTTGAGCACACAGAGTCTTCAtggctttaaaaaatgtatgccTAAGCATTGTGTAATGACTCATTTTACGTGTTCATGCTCTATAGGCAGCAATAAGGTGTGgttgacttgaagcagtgcggTGCACACCAATATccacacaaaatgaaaatgaaagtgaCGACATATTGTCAACTATGGTGACCCATAGTGCATAGTGaccctctgcatttaacccatcacgagtgcgtgcgcacacacacacacacacacacacacacacacacagcagtgagaagtgagtGTACAcgcacacacccagagcagggGGCTTTGTGCCTTGCTCAAGAGCACTTCAGTCAtagtattgaaggtggaaagagcactgtttattcacaatccccaccttcaattcTTGCTGGTGCATGGAACCATGAATGGAACCAGCGACCTTCAGGTTACAAGcccaactctctaaccattaggttacactttattttaatagtccactttagacattcaaCTAATTATAATTAACTTTGCAAcaacatgtcaactaattctcattaatttgcaactacatgtctactaactctcagagcagactgttaggttaggtttagggttagtagagtaagttgacatatacttgcaaagtttagaagagtgttagaagatattaagcagacagtctactaatactctaatgactagttgacatgcagttgcaaagttacttactgttgtAAGAGgtgaaattatttcctcatgaaATGAAAGTCTGGGAACTCTGACAAAAACAGATccaatgcaacaaaaaaaaaaaaaactaatctggagaagagacccccttcctctctctcctctcccctCCTGCATCTCACTCTTCTTCCACCAAAGCAAGAATATCCATTTACCATGTGTGCTATATCTTgtgaatatgtttatttttccttttcatgTTTTGTATCATTCTGAAGGTCTATgtgcgattggtaaaatggtctGAATTTCAcagtcacttatattatgaggaagactgaacacttttatagaattgtgttttgctgctgaggggtgtgttttcccctATAGGGTTCGGGTGAGAATCTCCAGCCAGGTGTGACCCTGGGTCATGAGCAAATCTCCTGGCAAACCAAAAggtctttatgtttttacaacttgattggaagatttgtttgttttggtttggtatATACGCGAAGTGACAAAACATTACTTTgggattctgtattcagaagaaccccacactgtgtgtgagagtctctggagtctctcacatgctgctgtgtatctctctgcggtcaggtatgcatctctcactcttagatttatcttggagtaattgatgttatgtataataataatttattttacagttaaaattgtgtaatgccaattacataattaaacaaTGAGAATCCAATTCACAATTAAATTTAGTTCCAATAcagataattttatttattctgatctcttctgaaatcattattaCTAGTAAATTGTGAGGAGGCTTTTGTTACCACAAATTACAGCCAGGATAGAGCAAACTGCAGGCACAGGACTGAATGGAGCAGTTGGCAGTTCACCTGAGACCTCCTGATTTCTGTCTATCACTGATGTTAGCAAGTTGTACGGTTAGCAAGAAGACTAAagtaaactacactttttgtgaaGGCAAGCAGTAGGTGGCTGTCAAAAAGGGTATTA
This genomic stretch from Labeo rohita strain BAU-BD-2019 unplaced genomic scaffold, IGBB_LRoh.1.0 scaffold_46, whole genome shotgun sequence harbors:
- the LOC127160809 gene encoding serine protease 27, translating into MKFNIVLSVAGIILLYATGCLCQLDVCGRAPLNDRISGGENATAGVWPWQVSIHDIQLGHHYCGGTLIAKDWVLAGAHCFDSPSDSDIVMYFGRVSQYGSNPYEISRTVSRVIVHPDYGHPPFDKDIALVQLSSSVPFSDYIRPVCLAAAGSVFDAGTESWVTGWGYLEPEGPVSDMLQEVMLPVVSNSDCDHAYTGVVGITITNNMICSGQDGKSVCPGDSGGPMVSRKGSLWIQSGITLTSENQCNAELNYPSLFIRVSQYQDWIQSNTGSDQPGFVDFNAASNSNFNLLLFPLSLSFSFIPFRL